In Deltaproteobacteria bacterium, the genomic window GGAGTCACAATACCGATTATTCAAGAGGGCGCTGGGGATGCCGTGAACCAGGCGGTGAACAGCGCCCGGTATATGAATCCCCTGCCCCATGTGCTTATGCTTACCGCCATAGTCGTTATGGTGAGCACCTTCGGAGTAGCGATGGCGCTGATAATAATGATATTCAGAAGATATAAGACACTGGAAGAGGATGAGATACTGGAATCCCTGAGGTCCGGAGAGGAGAAATGACCGCGCAGGCCCCGATCTTAATCATAATAATTCCCCTTATAGCCTCGTTTTTAAATGTCATAA contains:
- a CDS encoding cation:proton antiporter subunit C, giving the protein MEFIIGKFNYWVYIILMMIGFYAMIAKNNLVKKLVGMNIFQTAIILFFISIGSKKGVTIPIIQEGAGDAVNQAVNSARYMNPLPHVLMLTAIVVMVSTFGVAMALIIMIFRRYKTLEEDEILESLRSGEEK